The following coding sequences are from one Nitrospiria bacterium window:
- the pgm gene encoding phosphoglucomutase (alpha-D-glucose-1,6-bisphosphate-dependent), which translates to MNLSPLAGKPALPSMRVDVPKLVTAYYTEVPDPSVPEQRVAFGTSGHRGSALEKTFNEWHILAISRAICLYRERQKIDGPLYLGMDTHALSVPALASALEVLSANGVDVMIAEREEYTPTPAVSHAILAHNRGRKRGLADGIVITPSHNPPHDGGFKYNPPSGGPAETGVTGWIEAKANELLKKGLQGVKRISFEKALRAPTTHRHNYLEAYTSDLGHVIDMDAIRRADIRLGVDPLGGAGVHYWGRIAERYGLNLTVVNEAVDPTFLFMTVDWDGQIRTDPSSPHAMQRLIALKDRFEIAFACDADHDRHGIVTRSAGLLPPNHYLAAAVFYLFQHRPMWRKEAAVGKTVVSSRMIDRVTAKLGRKLYEVPVGFKWFVDGLLDGSLAFGGEESAGASFVRLDGRVWTTDKDGIVPALLAAEIAAREGRDPGEIYRGLTREFGEPAYDRVEARATPEQKEMLANLSPQQVRLKVLAGEPIRTILTRAPGNGAPIGGLKVITDSGWFAARPSGTENIYKIYAESFRGADHLRRILEEAQAIVNDVLGASPPQPGVRPRQSRR; encoded by the coding sequence ATGAATCTTAGTCCCCTCGCGGGAAAGCCGGCTTTGCCCTCGATGCGGGTCGACGTGCCCAAACTCGTTACCGCCTATTATACCGAGGTGCCTGACCCTTCGGTGCCGGAGCAACGGGTTGCGTTCGGCACTTCGGGGCATCGCGGTTCCGCACTCGAGAAGACGTTCAACGAATGGCATATCCTCGCCATCAGTCGGGCCATTTGCCTGTATCGGGAGCGGCAGAAGATCGACGGCCCGTTGTATCTCGGTATGGACACGCATGCGCTCTCCGTGCCGGCTCTGGCCAGCGCACTTGAAGTGCTGTCGGCCAACGGGGTGGATGTCATGATTGCGGAGAGGGAGGAATATACCCCGACCCCGGCCGTTTCCCACGCGATTCTCGCCCACAACCGCGGGCGCAAGAGAGGGCTCGCGGACGGCATCGTGATCACCCCTTCGCATAATCCGCCCCATGACGGGGGCTTCAAGTACAATCCCCCGAGCGGCGGACCGGCGGAGACCGGTGTCACCGGTTGGATCGAGGCGAAGGCCAACGAGTTGCTTAAGAAGGGCCTCCAAGGCGTAAAGAGAATTTCCTTCGAAAAGGCTCTTCGCGCCCCTACAACGCACCGGCACAACTACCTCGAAGCCTACACGAGCGATCTCGGCCATGTGATCGATATGGACGCCATTCGCCGCGCGGACATTCGTCTGGGGGTCGATCCGCTCGGCGGCGCCGGGGTTCACTATTGGGGACGGATCGCGGAGCGCTACGGGTTGAACCTCACGGTCGTCAATGAGGCCGTCGATCCGACCTTCCTTTTCATGACGGTGGATTGGGACGGCCAGATCCGCACGGACCCCTCCTCGCCCCATGCGATGCAAAGATTGATTGCCCTGAAGGATCGCTTCGAGATCGCCTTTGCCTGCGACGCCGACCATGACCGGCACGGGATTGTCACGCGGAGCGCGGGGTTGCTGCCGCCCAACCACTACCTTGCGGCCGCCGTCTTCTACCTCTTTCAGCACCGGCCGATGTGGCGCAAAGAAGCGGCGGTCGGTAAGACGGTGGTGAGCAGCCGGATGATTGATCGCGTCACCGCGAAGCTGGGTCGGAAGCTTTATGAAGTTCCGGTCGGCTTCAAGTGGTTCGTGGACGGCCTGCTCGACGGCTCGCTCGCCTTCGGCGGTGAAGAGAGCGCGGGTGCCTCTTTCGTCCGTCTGGACGGCCGCGTTTGGACGACGGACAAAGACGGCATCGTCCCGGCCTTGCTCGCGGCGGAGATCGCCGCGCGGGAGGGCCGGGATCCCGGCGAGATCTACCGCGGGCTGACACGCGAGTTCGGCGAGCCCGCGTATGACCGCGTCGAGGCGCGGGCCACTCCGGAGCAGAAGGAGATGCTCGCCAACCTTTCGCCGCAACAGGTCCGGCTCAAAGTCCTCGCGGGAGAGCCGATCCGGACCATCCTCACCCGCGCGCCGGGCAACGGCGCTCCCATCGGCGGACTGAAGGTGATCACCGATAGCGGGTGGTTTGCGGCGCGTCCGTCGGGGACCGAGAATATCTACAAGATTTATGCGGAAAGCTTCCGGGGAGCGGATCATCTGCGCCGCATCCTGGAGGAGGCACAGGCGATCGTCAACGACGTTCTCGGAGCCTCTCCGCCTCAGCCGGGGGTCCGCCCGAGACAAAGTCGAAGGTGA
- a CDS encoding cation:proton antiporter has product MTVNLAFALIGIIIFIGFFGSVVFQRTRIPDLPVLLFIGILLGPFLHLLDPAQLANFTPYFATFAMIMILFDGGMALDLRSILRQFTGAVLLAVLGFLATAALTAFIAWLFGYPLPLGLLLGAIVGGTSGAIVMPLVAQMRISEEAKTILSLESSLTDILCVVIGLSLVHLIPTGRAEWIAPIQDLLGRFIIGILLGAACGIGWSKFLERLKRPQFSYMLTLAILFLLFSLAEFIRGNGAMAALVFGLILGNYKRFPSLFGTALASNSSEATIRGFHGELAFFIRTFFFVYIGLIFTMDHLGPLNLLLCLLIFGAIVLSRYLAAQLLVWVYRDRKPEKMVLWLMTARGLAAAVLAPLPVAAGIPGTEAFVDIVLLIILLTNLLTAIGVTWTERSALKPSA; this is encoded by the coding sequence ATGACAGTCAACCTGGCCTTCGCCCTCATCGGGATCATCATCTTCATCGGCTTCTTCGGCTCGGTCGTTTTCCAGCGGACCCGGATTCCGGATCTGCCGGTGCTGCTCTTCATCGGCATCCTGCTCGGCCCGTTTCTCCATCTGCTGGACCCGGCGCAGCTCGCCAATTTCACGCCCTACTTTGCGACGTTTGCAATGATCATGATTCTCTTCGACGGGGGCATGGCGCTCGATCTCCGGAGCATCCTGCGCCAGTTCACCGGCGCCGTCCTGCTGGCCGTGCTCGGATTTCTGGCCACGGCGGCCCTCACCGCGTTCATCGCATGGCTCTTCGGCTACCCGTTACCCCTCGGCCTCCTGCTGGGGGCCATCGTCGGCGGCACCAGCGGCGCCATCGTGATGCCCCTGGTCGCCCAGATGCGGATCAGCGAGGAGGCCAAGACGATCCTCAGCCTGGAATCGTCGCTCACCGACATCCTCTGCGTGGTGATCGGATTGAGCCTGGTGCACCTGATCCCCACCGGCCGGGCGGAATGGATCGCCCCGATCCAGGATCTGCTCGGTCGATTCATCATCGGGATCCTTTTGGGCGCGGCCTGCGGCATCGGGTGGTCGAAATTCCTGGAACGGCTCAAACGTCCGCAGTTCTCCTACATGCTGACCCTCGCGATATTGTTTCTCCTGTTCAGCCTGGCCGAATTCATCCGGGGGAACGGCGCCATGGCGGCTCTGGTCTTCGGCCTGATCCTGGGCAACTACAAGCGCTTCCCCTCCCTCTTCGGAACCGCGCTGGCCTCCAACTCCTCCGAGGCCACGATCCGGGGGTTTCACGGAGAACTGGCCTTCTTCATCCGCACCTTCTTTTTCGTCTATATCGGGCTCATATTCACCATGGACCACCTCGGCCCGCTCAACCTTCTGCTGTGCCTGTTGATCTTCGGGGCCATCGTTCTGTCCCGCTACCTAGCCGCGCAACTGCTGGTCTGGGTCTACCGTGATCGGAAACCGGAAAAGATGGTTCTTTGGCTGATGACGGCCCGCGGACTGGCGGCGGCCGTGCTGGCCCCCCTTCCCGTCGCGGCCGGCATTCCAGGGACGGAGGCCTTCGTGGACATCGTGCTGCTGATCATCCTGCTTACAAACCTGCTGACGGCCATCGGGGTCACCTGGACCGAGCGAAGCGCGTTGAAGCCGTCGGCCTAA
- a CDS encoding glycosyl transferase has translation MADFHQTGVISTLHRLGRVDLDWLETQLEAFSHQMPIALVLPSLYSELQGPALKEILKQLQSVKYLREIVITLGRANREEFDHARRFFKDLYCEHRIVWVDGERIQKLLALLTQNDLDIGSEGKGRAAWLAYGYILAKRRSKVIALHDCDILTYDREFLARLCYPVVNPNMGYEFCKGYYPRITDRLHGRVTRLFVTPLIRTLMNMIGHHPFLVYLDSFRYPLAGEFSMLADLARVNRIPGDWGLEIGVLAEIYRNVSVKRVCQADLSENYEHKHQALSSEDPSAGLLKMAIDIGKSLLRNLATEGLVFDAAFFNTLRTAYQRAAQDAIKKYEDDATINGLVFDRHAERLAVDAFIRGIRIAAEEFVQDPLGIPLITNWNRVVSAVPKFFEMLENAVDVDNAE, from the coding sequence ATGGCCGATTTTCATCAGACCGGAGTCATATCGACGCTTCACCGTCTGGGCCGCGTGGATCTGGATTGGCTGGAGACGCAATTGGAGGCCTTCTCCCACCAGATGCCGATCGCCTTGGTCCTTCCCAGTCTCTACTCCGAGCTTCAAGGGCCGGCGCTGAAGGAGATCCTCAAGCAATTGCAGTCCGTAAAATATCTTCGCGAGATCGTGATCACACTGGGCCGGGCGAACCGGGAGGAGTTCGACCATGCGCGGCGGTTTTTTAAAGACCTCTATTGCGAGCACCGGATCGTGTGGGTCGACGGAGAGCGCATCCAGAAACTTCTGGCGCTCCTGACGCAGAACGACCTGGACATCGGAAGCGAAGGCAAGGGCCGCGCGGCCTGGCTCGCGTACGGGTACATCCTGGCGAAGCGGCGGAGCAAGGTGATCGCGCTTCACGATTGCGACATTCTGACCTACGACCGCGAATTCCTGGCGCGTCTTTGCTACCCCGTGGTCAATCCCAACATGGGTTATGAATTCTGCAAGGGCTACTACCCGCGGATCACGGACCGGCTGCACGGGAGGGTCACCCGGCTTTTCGTGACGCCGTTGATCCGGACCCTGATGAACATGATCGGCCATCATCCCTTCCTGGTTTATCTTGACAGCTTTCGTTACCCGCTGGCCGGCGAATTCTCGATGCTGGCCGACCTGGCCCGCGTCAACCGGATTCCGGGCGACTGGGGGCTCGAAATCGGGGTGCTGGCCGAGATCTACCGCAACGTTTCGGTCAAACGGGTCTGCCAGGCGGATCTGTCGGAAAACTACGAGCACAAGCATCAGGCGCTTTCGTCGGAGGATCCGAGCGCCGGACTGTTGAAGATGGCGATCGACATCGGGAAGTCCCTGCTGCGGAACCTGGCGACGGAAGGGCTGGTTTTCGACGCGGCCTTCTTCAACACGCTCCGCACGGCCTACCAGCGGGCGGCCCAGGACGCGATCAAGAAATACGAGGACGACGCCACCATCAACGGCCTCGTCTTCGACCGCCATGCCGAGCGGCTGGCGGTCGACGCCTTCATCCGGGGGATCCGGATCGCGGCCGAGGAATTCGTCCAGGACCCGCTGGGTATCCCGTTGATCACGAACTGGAACCGGGTCGTCTCGGCCGTTCCGAAGTTTTTCGAGATGCTCGAGAACGCCGTCGACGTGGACAACGCGGAATGA
- a CDS encoding glycosyl transferase family 2 — protein MTAAMVREDLKPRLDAVGQADILVGVPSYNNARTIGRVVQAVGAGLAKYFPEARAVLVNSDGGSNDGTPETVEKSTVDLQSILVAHRVNPLHKIVTPYHGIPGKGSAFRLIFEIAEALKVRACAVVDADLRSITPDWMELLLRPVYKEGYDYVAPYYRRHKYDGTITNGIVYPLTRALYGMRIRQPIGGEFGFTGELAAYFLAQDVWETDVARYGIDIWMTTTAIARGSRICQAYLGAKIHDPKDPAADLSAMLTQVVGSTFSLMEKYAEQWKAVRFAQSVPIFGFEYDVGLEPVPVNVDRMVKAFELGREELMALWTEVLSSDTLAGLKDVKPGESGPGFSDGLWTQIVYEFALAFHRRVMTREHLLKSFTPLYLGRVASFILETRSLSYLEVEGRIERLCQCFEREKNYLTDRWDQPSVRGGAS, from the coding sequence ATGACGGCGGCCATGGTGCGAGAGGATCTGAAGCCCCGCCTGGACGCCGTCGGACAGGCCGATATTCTGGTCGGCGTCCCCAGCTACAACAACGCGAGGACCATCGGCCGCGTCGTGCAGGCGGTCGGGGCCGGGCTGGCGAAGTATTTTCCCGAGGCCCGGGCGGTTCTCGTGAATTCCGACGGCGGATCGAACGACGGAACACCGGAGACGGTCGAAAAATCGACGGTGGACCTGCAAAGCATCCTCGTGGCCCACCGCGTCAATCCGCTTCACAAGATCGTCACGCCCTACCATGGGATACCCGGAAAGGGGAGCGCCTTCCGGCTGATTTTCGAGATCGCGGAGGCCTTGAAGGTCAGGGCCTGCGCGGTGGTGGACGCCGATCTGCGCAGCATCACGCCGGACTGGATGGAGCTGCTCCTGCGACCCGTCTACAAGGAAGGCTACGATTACGTCGCGCCGTATTACCGCCGGCACAAGTACGACGGCACGATCACCAACGGGATCGTCTATCCGCTGACCCGGGCCTTGTACGGGATGCGCATTCGACAGCCCATCGGCGGCGAGTTCGGCTTCACGGGCGAGCTGGCCGCATATTTTTTGGCCCAGGACGTCTGGGAAACGGACGTCGCGCGCTACGGGATCGATATCTGGATGACGACCACGGCGATCGCGCGGGGCAGCCGGATCTGCCAGGCGTACCTGGGCGCGAAGATCCATGATCCCAAGGATCCGGCCGCCGACCTTTCGGCCATGCTGACCCAGGTGGTGGGTTCGACGTTTTCCTTGATGGAGAAGTATGCGGAACAATGGAAGGCCGTCCGGTTCGCGCAGTCCGTGCCGATCTTCGGCTTCGAGTACGACGTGGGGCTGGAGCCGGTTCCGGTCAACGTCGACCGGATGGTCAAGGCGTTCGAACTGGGGCGGGAGGAATTGATGGCGTTGTGGACCGAGGTCCTGTCGTCGGACACGCTCGCCGGTCTGAAGGACGTGAAGCCGGGGGAATCGGGGCCCGGATTTTCCGACGGGCTCTGGACCCAAATCGTCTACGAGTTCGCCCTGGCCTTCCACCGCCGGGTGATGACGCGGGAACATCTCTTGAAATCCTTCACGCCCCTTTATCTCGGAAGGGTCGCCTCCTTCATCCTGGAGACCCGGTCGCTGAGCTACCTTGAAGTGGAAGGCCGCATCGAGCGGTTGTGTCAATGCTTTGAACGCGAAAAGAACTATTTGACGGATCGGTGGGATCAACCATCGGTTCGGGGAGGGGCGTCATGA
- the glgX gene encoding glycogen debranching protein GlgX, translating into MRTMPGHPYPLGATWDGKGVNFAIFSEHATRVDLCLFESAGAPKESHRIPLTEQTNRIWHIYLPDARPGWLYAYRVHGPYDPSSGHRFNPAKILVDPYAKAVTRRIQWDDAMFAYRIGDPAEDLARDYRDNAAFASLCAVVDPAFTWGNDRPPRIPWHRTVIYETHVKGLTVRHPEVPQPLRGTYAGLACEPVIQHLLGLGVTAIELLPVHHHVDDYDLTRRGLTNYWGYNTLSFFAPDNRYGSGTMNLADEFKMMVRSLHDWGIEVILDVVYNHTAEGNHLGPTLSLRGIDNAAYYRLDKDNPRFYVDYTGCGNTLNMLHPQVLQLIMDSLRYWVGEMHVDGFRFDLASALARELHEVDRLGAFFDIIQQDPVISQVKLIAEPWDLGEGGYQIGNFPVLWAEWNGKYRDAIRRFWKGEGRQVAEMATRLAGSSDLYEQGGRRPHASVDFITSHDGFTLHDLVSYNQKHNEANGENNRDGTDDNISWNGGAEGPTDDPEIRALREKQKRNFMATLMFSQGVPMICGGDEIGRTQRGNNNAYCQDGEISWYDWNLNKEQREFLQFVRDVLRLRKTHPVLRRHKFFQGRYLRGSEIKDIAWFSPKGHEMTDEEWNAESARCLGVRLAGDAIDDVDELGQRITGDTLLILLNAHHEAVPFILPAHKKDTRWGLTLDTAAEKPEKGKRLARGGRTYNLQERSLAVFRLVSQERRTR; encoded by the coding sequence ATGAGAACCATGCCGGGCCATCCGTATCCCCTGGGGGCCACCTGGGACGGAAAAGGCGTCAATTTCGCGATCTTCTCGGAGCACGCGACCCGGGTCGACCTTTGCCTTTTCGAGTCGGCGGGCGCCCCGAAGGAAAGCCATCGGATCCCGCTGACCGAGCAGACGAACCGGATCTGGCATATCTACCTGCCCGACGCGCGGCCCGGATGGCTCTACGCCTACCGGGTCCACGGGCCCTATGATCCGAGTTCGGGGCACCGGTTCAACCCCGCCAAGATCCTGGTGGACCCTTACGCCAAGGCCGTGACCCGGCGCATCCAGTGGGACGACGCCATGTTCGCCTACCGGATCGGCGATCCGGCCGAGGACCTGGCGAGGGACTACCGCGACAACGCCGCCTTCGCCTCGCTCTGCGCGGTGGTCGATCCGGCCTTCACCTGGGGAAACGACCGTCCCCCGCGGATCCCCTGGCACCGGACCGTGATTTACGAAACCCACGTGAAAGGTCTGACCGTCCGGCATCCGGAGGTTCCGCAGCCCCTACGCGGAACCTATGCCGGCCTGGCCTGCGAGCCGGTCATCCAACACCTGCTCGGTCTCGGCGTGACGGCGATCGAGCTGCTGCCGGTCCACCATCATGTCGACGATTACGACCTCACCCGGCGCGGACTGACGAATTACTGGGGATACAACACCCTCTCGTTCTTCGCCCCGGACAACCGCTACGGATCCGGAACCATGAACCTGGCCGACGAATTCAAGATGATGGTCCGCTCCCTGCATGACTGGGGCATCGAGGTGATCCTGGACGTCGTCTACAACCATACGGCCGAGGGCAACCACCTCGGCCCCACGCTGTCCCTTCGCGGCATCGACAACGCGGCCTATTACCGGCTGGACAAGGACAACCCGAGATTCTACGTGGATTACACCGGCTGCGGGAACACCCTGAACATGCTTCATCCCCAGGTCCTCCAGCTGATCATGGACAGCCTGCGGTACTGGGTCGGCGAGATGCACGTGGACGGTTTCCGCTTCGATCTCGCCAGCGCCCTGGCCCGGGAGCTTCACGAGGTGGACCGTCTGGGCGCGTTCTTCGACATCATCCAGCAGGACCCGGTCATTTCGCAGGTGAAGCTCATCGCCGAGCCGTGGGACCTGGGCGAGGGGGGATACCAGATCGGGAATTTCCCGGTGCTGTGGGCGGAATGGAACGGAAAATACCGCGACGCGATCCGCCGCTTCTGGAAGGGGGAAGGGCGCCAGGTGGCCGAGATGGCCACCCGCCTCGCCGGCAGCAGCGATCTCTACGAGCAGGGCGGCCGCCGCCCGCACGCCAGCGTCGACTTCATCACGTCGCACGACGGGTTCACCCTCCACGATCTGGTGAGCTACAACCAAAAACACAACGAGGCCAACGGCGAGAACAACCGTGACGGCACGGACGACAACATCAGCTGGAACGGCGGCGCGGAGGGGCCGACCGACGATCCCGAGATCCGGGCCCTGAGGGAAAAGCAAAAACGGAACTTTATGGCGACCCTGATGTTCAGCCAGGGCGTCCCGATGATCTGCGGCGGCGACGAGATCGGACGGACGCAGCGCGGGAACAACAACGCGTATTGCCAGGACGGCGAGATCTCGTGGTACGACTGGAACCTGAACAAGGAGCAGCGGGAGTTCTTGCAGTTTGTCCGGGACGTCCTCCGCCTCCGGAAGACCCATCCCGTCCTGCGCCGTCACAAGTTTTTTCAAGGGAGATATCTTCGGGGATCCGAGATCAAGGACATCGCCTGGTTTTCACCCAAAGGCCACGAGATGACGGACGAAGAATGGAACGCGGAATCGGCGCGCTGCCTCGGCGTGCGGCTGGCCGGGGACGCGATCGACGACGTGGACGAGCTGGGGCAGCGGATCACCGGCGATACGCTGCTCATTCTTCTGAACGCGCACCACGAGGCCGTCCCGTTCATCCTTCCCGCGCACAAGAAAGACACCCGATGGGGGCTGACGCTTGACACCGCCGCTGAAAAACCCGAAAAAGGAAAGCGGCTGGCCCGCGGCGGCCGGACCTATAATTTACAGGAACGCTCCCTCGCGGTGTTCCGGCTGGTTTCGCAGGAGCGACGCACGCGATAA
- the glgB gene encoding 1,4-alpha-glucan branching protein GlgB produces the protein MPGDFTRASRPPDPGPVGLLTDYDIFLLKEGNHTLLYEKLGAHPITAQGAAGTVFAVWAPNAERVSVVGDFNGWKPQAHPLSVRGDASGIWEGFLPGIGPGALYKYHVSSGNQSFNVNKGDPFAFGWECPPKTSSVVWDLNYDWGDRDWMAKRKRANALAAPLAIYEVHLGSWRRVPEEGNRPLTYRELARPLAAHVKETGFTHVELMPITEHPFYGSWGYQTTGYFAPTRRYGTPQDFMYLVDHLHQEGIGVILDWVPSHFPSDEHGLAYFDGTHLYEHADPRKGFHPEWNSFIFNYGRNEVRSFLISSALFWLDKYHIDGLRVDAVASMLYLDYARKEGEWIPNVYGGRENLDAIHFLKRLNESAYGKFPDVQIFAEESTAWPMVSRPTHVGGLGFGMKWNMGWMHDTLAYFSEDPLYRKYHHNQLTFSLWYAFSENFILPLSHDEVVHGKGSLIGKMPGDEWQRFANLRLLYGYLYGHPGKKLLFMGGEFGQVREWKHEESLEWHVLQFPNHNGIRRWIADLNRLYRAEPALHERDFDAEGFEWIDCNDWEQSVVSFLRKGTNAGEIILTVFNFTPVPKYQYRVGVPGGGYWRELLNSDSAFYGGSGLGNAGGAEAAPVPAHGRSHSLALTLPPLGALFFKG, from the coding sequence ATGCCCGGAGATTTCACACGAGCGTCCCGCCCGCCGGATCCCGGCCCGGTCGGTCTCTTGACCGACTATGATATTTTCCTTCTCAAAGAGGGAAATCACACGTTGCTGTACGAGAAACTCGGCGCGCATCCGATCACGGCGCAGGGCGCCGCCGGAACGGTCTTTGCGGTATGGGCGCCGAACGCCGAGCGCGTTTCGGTCGTGGGGGATTTCAACGGCTGGAAGCCCCAGGCCCACCCGCTCTCGGTCCGGGGGGACGCATCCGGGATCTGGGAGGGCTTCCTTCCCGGAATCGGGCCGGGGGCCCTTTACAAGTATCACGTCAGCTCCGGAAATCAATCGTTCAACGTGAACAAAGGCGACCCCTTCGCCTTCGGATGGGAATGCCCGCCCAAAACGTCATCCGTGGTCTGGGACCTAAACTATGACTGGGGCGATCGGGACTGGATGGCGAAGCGGAAACGGGCGAACGCCCTCGCCGCTCCCCTCGCGATCTACGAAGTGCACCTCGGTTCGTGGCGGCGCGTTCCCGAGGAAGGCAACCGGCCGCTGACCTACCGGGAATTGGCCCGCCCTCTCGCGGCCCACGTCAAGGAAACGGGCTTCACGCACGTCGAGTTGATGCCGATCACGGAGCATCCCTTCTACGGTTCGTGGGGATACCAGACGACGGGCTATTTCGCCCCGACGCGGCGCTACGGCACACCCCAGGATTTCATGTACCTGGTCGATCATCTCCATCAGGAGGGCATCGGCGTGATCCTGGACTGGGTCCCCTCCCACTTTCCCTCCGACGAGCACGGACTGGCGTACTTCGACGGGACCCACCTCTACGAGCACGCCGATCCCCGTAAGGGATTTCATCCCGAATGGAACAGCTTCATCTTCAACTACGGCCGCAACGAAGTCCGGTCCTTCCTGATCAGCAGCGCGCTGTTCTGGCTGGACAAATACCACATCGACGGCCTCCGCGTGGACGCGGTGGCCTCGATGCTCTACCTGGACTACGCCCGAAAAGAAGGCGAGTGGATCCCCAACGTTTACGGCGGCCGCGAGAACCTCGATGCCATCCATTTCCTCAAGCGCCTGAACGAATCCGCCTACGGGAAATTTCCGGACGTTCAGATCTTTGCGGAGGAATCGACCGCCTGGCCCATGGTCTCCCGGCCGACCCATGTGGGGGGCCTGGGCTTCGGGATGAAATGGAACATGGGCTGGATGCACGACACCCTGGCCTATTTCTCGGAGGACCCCCTGTACCGGAAATACCACCACAACCAGCTCACCTTCAGCCTGTGGTACGCCTTCTCGGAAAATTTCATCCTGCCCCTGTCCCACGACGAGGTGGTGCACGGCAAGGGATCGCTCATCGGCAAGATGCCCGGGGACGAATGGCAGCGCTTCGCCAACCTCCGGCTGCTGTACGGCTACCTGTACGGCCATCCCGGAAAAAAATTGCTTTTCATGGGCGGCGAATTCGGCCAGGTCCGCGAATGGAAGCACGAGGAAAGTCTCGAATGGCACGTGCTTCAATTCCCGAACCACAACGGGATCCGGCGATGGATCGCGGACCTCAACCGCCTGTACCGTGCGGAACCGGCCCTGCACGAGCGGGATTTCGACGCCGAAGGCTTCGAATGGATCGATTGCAACGACTGGGAGCAGAGCGTGGTCAGTTTTCTAAGGAAGGGAACGAACGCGGGCGAGATCATCCTGACGGTCTTCAATTTCACCCCGGTCCCGAAATACCAATACCGGGTCGGAGTTCCGGGCGGCGGCTACTGGCGCGAACTGCTCAACAGCGACTCCGCCTTCTACGGCGGAAGCGGGCTCGGAAATGCCGGAGGCGCCGAGGCCGCGCCCGTCCCCGCCCATGGGCGTTCCCACTCGCTCGCGCTGACCCTGCCTCCCCTGGGCGCGCTTTTTTTTAAAGGGTAG
- a CDS encoding HAD-IIB family hydrolase yields MPRPDPQPVLFTDLDGTLLDAETYSWQAAKPALNRLEERNVPWVLCSSKTRAEMEPLRRAMGHRHPFIVENGGAILIPEGCFTVPFSADPHAEGGRTVEIGIPYRLLRIALQEIARETRTVVKGFGDMNAEEVASQTGLPLNEAERARAREYDEPFIIEGTPEQRQAVLSRIESKGFRWTKGGRFPHLTGNNDKGRAVAILSEIYRRQYGAILTVGLGDSLNDLPMLAGVDRPVLVRRPDGSYEDAIALPGLVRADGIGPAGWNKAVLKILNNSPKSV; encoded by the coding sequence ATGCCGCGCCCCGATCCGCAACCGGTCCTCTTCACCGATCTGGACGGGACGCTTCTGGACGCCGAAACCTACTCCTGGCAGGCGGCAAAGCCCGCGCTCAATCGTCTTGAGGAACGAAACGTTCCCTGGGTTCTTTGCAGCAGCAAGACGAGGGCCGAAATGGAGCCTCTCCGGCGGGCCATGGGCCACCGTCACCCCTTCATCGTCGAAAACGGCGGCGCGATCCTGATTCCGGAGGGTTGCTTCACCGTCCCGTTCTCGGCCGATCCACACGCCGAGGGTGGCCGGACCGTCGAGATCGGAATCCCCTATCGCCTTTTACGCATCGCCCTCCAAGAGATCGCCCGTGAAACCCGAACCGTCGTGAAAGGTTTCGGGGATATGAACGCGGAGGAAGTCGCATCGCAAACCGGCTTGCCGCTGAACGAAGCCGAACGGGCCAGAGCCCGCGAGTACGACGAGCCGTTCATCATCGAAGGAACGCCGGAACAGCGACAAGCCGTCCTGAGCCGGATCGAGTCCAAGGGCTTCCGCTGGACGAAGGGCGGCCGCTTCCCCCATCTGACGGGGAACAACGACAAGGGACGCGCGGTCGCGATCCTGTCCGAAATTTACCGGCGTCAGTACGGCGCGATCCTCACGGTCGGACTCGGGGACAGTCTGAACGATCTTCCGATGCTTGCGGGCGTCGACCGGCCCGTCCTGGTCCGTAGGCCGGACGGAAGTTACGAAGATGCGATCGCGCTTCCGGGACTTGTACGCGCCGACGGAATCGGCCCGGCCGGCTGGAATAAGGCCGTTCTTAAAATCTTGAACAACTCTCCGAAGTCGGTTTGA